GTTGGAAAGAGCGCGTGTAATCTCTCATGCCTTTTCAGGTTCCCTAACCTTGTAAAATCCTTTCCGCACAGAGAGCAATGGTAAGATGTCTCCCCTGTATGTGTCTTTTCGTGCTCCTTCAGGTTCCCTAACTGTGTAAAGCTCTTTCCACACTGGAAGCATTGGTacggcttttctcctgtgtgtgttttttcatgCATATTCAGGTTCCCTAACAAggtaaaaccctttccacactgggagcattggaaaggtttctcccctgtgtgtattctcttatGTTCCTTCAGATGCCCTAACCGTGTAAAACCTTTCCCACACTGAGAACACTGGAAAGGTTTCTCTCCCGTGTGTATTCTTTTATGTACTTTTAGGCTCCCTAACTTGGTAAAATCCTTTCCACACAGAGAGCAACGATAAGagttctcccctgtgtgtgtccttTCATGCTCCTTCAGGTTCCCTAACTTGGTAAAACGTTTTCCACACTGAGAGCATTGTAAGgggttctctcctgtgtgtgttccctCATGCTTTTTCAGGTTCCCTAATCgtgtaaaac
This genomic window from Oncorhynchus nerka isolate Pitt River unplaced genomic scaffold, Oner_Uvic_2.0 unplaced_scaffold_1369, whole genome shotgun sequence contains:
- the LOC115120835 gene encoding zinc finger protein 239-like; this encodes FPDQYIHCPCILQLRHRKTVLSCGDLIYVSLFLTKYYVLSLAGERPDSHSDRGKGPSGERDPETPKPARPHHCSQCNKSFKWLCKLKKHEKIHTGEKPFQCSQCGKSFTQLGTLKRHERIHTGEKPFHCSQCGKGFTRLGNLKKHEGTHTGENPLQCSQCGKRFTKLGNLKEHERTHTGENSYRCSLCGKDFTKLGSLKVHKRIHTGEKPFQCSQCGKGFTRLGHLKEHKRIHTGEKPFQCSQCGKGFTLLGNLNMHEKTHTGEKPYQCFQCGKSFTQLGNLKEHEKTHTGETSYHCSLCGKDFTRLGNLKRHERLHALFPTRPVRSRTWNRFREQNLNPEKSKAFEEQKQNR